Below is a genomic region from Chiloscyllium plagiosum isolate BGI_BamShark_2017 chromosome 47, ASM401019v2, whole genome shotgun sequence.
ggtagatgcaggtgggggaggggggttataGTGAAGGTCAGAGGGATGGATGGAGCtaataagtgggaaggaagatggacaggtagggcggTGCAGAGTTGAAGGGTTAGatgtgggatgaggtggagggaccAGAgataacttgttcagagatgttattacacatctttggagcaagGGCCTCCCAGTCCAGCgatagggatactaccattgcaccacaagagggccccagtATAGCTGcgtattttaaaaatttcatccaCTTTTCTAACCACTCTGTTTGGAGATGTTGTGATACactgctggagcaggtgggacttcaatcCTGCCACCTGGTCCAGGGGGAAGGATACTACTACTGTAGCACAAAAGGGCCCCAGTACAGTGACTTTCTTTTTTAATTGAACatatttttctgatcaacctgttcacagatgATATCACACACCTCCGGAGAAGGGGGTCCCTGCTCCTCAATCTCCTAGCCCAGGGAAttggcactaccactgcactacaagagctcCTGCCCCAGTACAGTGACATTAGCTTTACAACAATAGAAATCACCTGCATCATCTATCTGTAGTTTGCCAGTCATCATTGACAATTATACTTTAAGAAGCTGTAGACAAATATGCGAACTGAATAAATTACTGATTGAGTAATTTACCTGGATAGCTGTAATCATAAAACCCCGGGAAAACTGTGTCTTGTTTCAGCCATCCTTAAACTATAAAAATAACATACTGTTTCCAACAAGACAAGACATTACAGTACACTGTCAGAGCTAGGTTAATACTTGACTTACTTATCTCTGCTGCCACAGCTTCATTGATTTGTTCTTCATGATCTGAAACAAGAAATTGAAAAGCCTTGATTTTTAATTCACAAAATCAGAGTTAAAGACTCAGTTGCCCCATACCTAAACTTTAATTCCTTGAGGTTTGACCATTTCCATCttgaaggatatgggcagcagatacatgggattacCACTCCTACAAGTGGAGCCActcaccaggttcaattccggcctcaggtgactgtctgtgtggagtttgcacattctccccgggtctgcgtgggtttcttccgggtgctccggtttcctcccacagtccaaaaatgtgcaggttaggtgaattggccatgttaaattgcccatagtgttaggtgaaggggtaaatgaaggggaatgggtctgggtgggttgctcttcggagagtcggtgtggactggttgggctaaagggtttgtttccacactgtagggaatcttaaaaaaaaactaacttggAAATTTATTGGCTGAAATAGATTCCAGTGTTGCTGGAATCCTGAAATCccatccctaagggcattgtgggtcaacctacagcacatggactgcagcggttcaagaaggtagctcacccttACCATCCCaagagggcaattagggacagggaCGATAAATGCTCAAATCAACCAACAATGCACACATTCAGGTAAGCTCAATACCGCATGTCAAAAATTCTGTTTAAATATCATCCCAATCCACAGAATCATGGCAACAGATTCtacagttcaactcatccacactgaccaagtttcccaaactaaactagtcccatttccctgcatttgacccatttccctctaaaccactcctatttatgtacctgtgtaaatatcttttaaatgttgtaattgtaactgcGCCTCCCACTTCTTTTGGTAGCTCGtcccatacacgcatcaccctctgtgtgaaaacgttgcccctcatgtcactgctaaaactttcttctctcaccttaaaattgtacTGCCTAGGTTTGGACTTgcataccctggggaaaaggtgTTGTCTATTCATCTTACCTGTGCCCCTGATAATtacataaacctctataagatcatcgcTCAACCTCCcctgctccagtgagaaaaatcccagcttattcagccttatAACTTCAAACCCTCCAGATCTGGTAAcccccttgtaaatcttttctgccccctttccaatttaataatgtccttcctatagtcaGAcaaccaggactgtacacagtactccaaaagtggcctcactaatgtccttttcaactacaacatgacctcccaactccaatactcgaGGCTGTGATCCAAGGGAAGGCAAGCATGCCCAACTTGTCTACTTGAAATGTAACTTATAACAAACTGAGTACCTCAACTCCAAGGATTCTCTGTTTGACAAAAccccctaccattaactgtggaAGTCTATTGGTCTGCCATTTTCCACATGAAATATCACACAGCAGAGCTTACCAACAATAAACTCACCCATCACAGTTACTTGCAACCAGTCACTCTGGGCAGTGAAGACTGTTTTACCACTGACATCAATGAGGCAGTAACATGAGTAATTCCCCTCATCACAATAGGTCACATTCCCTATCGTGATAGTCACGTTGCTCTTCTCTTCCTTAATTTGGAAATGCTCATTTTGTTTGTGACCCCCCTTGAAGATGAAACATCGACTGCTGGTGGCAGCGAGGCAAGTCATTGTGAAAGTTTCGCCTTCTGTGACCTCAGCTGCTGGATATAATTGGAGGACACTCAAAGGTGCCTTGATTCTACctgggagacagagagaaaacaaatcaggCACACCATGTGACAGTACTGTGACAATGTAAACTTCTGTGCTTGAACAACTGTTCATGGTTTGGACAAATCAACAAAAGATAACCTGTTGCACGCGGGAAAAAAGCAGCAATAACTCTGCCTGGAATAAATTGTTTCTCGAGATGAAAGGGGCAAGTTATAAATCAATTAGAAGCAACATGCCAATTGACCATCTACGAGAAGAATCAACATAATCAAGCTAtttgatttgatgtgatttattgatgtcacatgtaccgagatacagtgaaaaatattgcttTGCATGCTAATCAGATGACTTATACCTTACATAAGGTAGTAGAACAAAATGcacagaaagatcaactctaatatatgagagatccCTTCATGAGTCTGTTAACAGCGAGgaataagctgttcttgaatcgtttagtacgtgttttcaaactgcTGATGGAAGTGGGTGGAAGAGAGTTGAACTGAGATGGGAgtagtctttgatgatgttggctgctttcccaaggcagtgggacgTGTGGGCggatcaatggaaggaaggctagCTTGTctaatggactgggctgcattctcaactctctgtaatttcttgtggtcttatgccGAACAGTTGCCATActgagctgtgatgcatctggataggatgctttctacagTGCATATATAAAAATTGGTGCGAGTCATTGCAGACATGTCAAATTTCTGTAGGTCATCCTGAGGGAGTAGAGTGTGCTTCCTTGACTGTAGGATTGATGTGAATGGACCAGGAGAGTTGATAATATTTACTCCTCCGAAACAAGAATCTAATGACCACCTCCATCTCAGCATCATTGATGAAGACACAGGTGTGtactccactccacttcctgatgttgatcactagctccttcattttgctgacattgatggagagattgttgtctttgcacCAGGTCACTAAGCTCTCTATCTCATATGTACATACATGATATAAGATAGTGTAAAATAAATAAGTGCTACTCACCCAATATGGACAATCGAACAGGAGTACTCGGCCTTGATCTCTGATGGCGATTGGAAATGTTTGCATACAAGCAACGGTAATTCCCAagatgttgggaagttatgttgatgATGGTGTAGACCACAGGCGAGCTCAAGATAGATGTAACATTGTAAATGACCTTGTCATTTCGAAACAGATAGACAATTTTCGGATCTTCAGTGTGCGTTTCACACTTGACAATGACAACCCCACCCTGTAGGGCCAGGCCAGTCACTGGTTCCAATGTTATTGTCGGGTTTGGAAAGTTTCCTGTTAAGTGTAAAGAATTCAATCATTCTGTTGTCTTTGACTTGTGAGCAGAAATGCCTCAAAGCTTCTCCTTGGCTACatagacattttgcaaaatggtgAGATGAATTTGAATCACTCCAATGTTTTCAAGGGTCATTCTGCTAAGTGCATCCCATCTTCTATAAGAC
It encodes:
- the LOC122544175 gene encoding leukocyte immunoglobulin-like receptor subfamily A member 1 — encoded protein: MLCRTFVDKMFRMIFLLLMAVCPEHGRDYGNFPNPTITLEPVTGLALQGGVVIVKCETHTEDPKIVYLFRNDKVIYNVTSILSSPVVYTIINITSQHLGNYRCLYANISNRHQRSRPSTPVRLSILGRIKAPLSVLQLYPAAEVTEGETFTMTCLAATSSRCFIFKGGHKQNEHFQIKEEKSNVTITIGNVTYCDEGNYSCYCLIDVSGKTVFTAQSDWLQVTVMDHEEQINEAVAAEINSSPILPIALASTTFIVLNLMCAFLAVCLSTKSKYTPYNI